In Pirellulales bacterium, the following are encoded in one genomic region:
- the rpmI gene encoding 50S ribosomal protein L35, with protein MPKQKTHKGSKKRFRVTATGKVMHRGTGTSHLATHISKKRRRKLRGTRTLAPMEATRIKEALRGYSY; from the coding sequence ATGCCAAAGCAAAAAACACACAAGGGTTCGAAGAAGCGGTTCCGCGTGACCGCCACCGGCAAGGTCATGCACCGCGGCACCGGCACCAGCCACTTGGCGACGCACATCAGCAAGAAGCGCCGCCGTAAGCTGCGTGGTACCCGGACCTTGGCTCCTATGGAAGCCACGCGGATCAAAGAAGCGCTCCGCGGCTACAGCTACTAG
- a CDS encoding tetratricopeptide repeat protein → MSHTKSTFGSVRLLLIVAVFTLGAVGWCPAGEPQPNDRQVELEKASLLRSRVEELFARGKFAEAEQPAEDAVKLYEKALGPDDAEVGRSVYFLAAVNKAQEKYPEADALLDRAQAILEKAKGAVHPTVAMCLADRADAQTALGNHDKANEFFARADDIFAKTIGEDDPGAVANLQHWIIACRAQRKPDAAERLCRKILAVQDKSPTPDDSARWFALVELGNACTDQKKYDEAEPAYKRAITIVEARDPKHIFVATTLESLANMYSLAGREADAVAARHRAAPIFAADEAAREIEDLILPLE, encoded by the coding sequence ATGAGCCACACAAAATCAACTTTTGGATCAGTGCGCCTCCTGCTGATCGTGGCCGTGTTCACTCTCGGGGCGGTGGGCTGGTGCCCTGCCGGCGAACCACAACCAAACGACCGGCAAGTCGAACTAGAAAAGGCGTCGCTGTTACGTAGCCGCGTTGAGGAATTATTCGCTCGGGGCAAATTTGCCGAGGCCGAGCAGCCGGCCGAAGACGCCGTGAAATTGTATGAGAAAGCGCTAGGGCCCGACGACGCCGAGGTCGGGCGCAGCGTTTACTTTCTGGCCGCGGTGAACAAGGCCCAGGAAAAGTACCCCGAGGCAGACGCGCTGCTCGACCGCGCGCAAGCGATTCTCGAAAAGGCGAAAGGCGCCGTGCATCCAACTGTCGCGATGTGCCTCGCCGATCGTGCCGACGCGCAGACGGCTTTGGGCAATCACGACAAAGCGAATGAATTCTTCGCCCGCGCCGACGACATCTTCGCCAAAACCATAGGCGAGGACGATCCTGGAGCCGTCGCAAACCTGCAACACTGGATCATTGCGTGCAGAGCTCAGCGCAAACCCGATGCGGCCGAGCGGCTCTGCCGCAAGATCCTCGCCGTTCAAGACAAGTCGCCCACGCCCGACGACTCGGCGCGATGGTTCGCCCTGGTAGAGCTAGGCAACGCCTGTACGGATCAAAAGAAGTACGACGAGGCCGAGCCCGCTTACAAGCGGGCTATCACCATCGTCGAGGCTCGCGACCCGAAACACATCTTCGTGGCGACGACCTTGGAAAGCCTGGCGAATATGTATTCGCTAGCGGGACGCGAGGCCGACGCCGTCGCCGCGCGCCATCGTGCGGCCCCCATCTTCGCCGCCGATGAAGCTGCACGCGAAATCGAGGATTTAATATTACCGCTCGAGTAA